A stretch of the Argentina anserina chromosome 6, drPotAnse1.1, whole genome shotgun sequence genome encodes the following:
- the LOC126798024 gene encoding probable glycosyltransferase At5g20260 isoform X2, whose translation MADSDYRSPILLSVLLLLLFITVLFFSPLNRNQYLSLNLSSPSSSLSNSSSAHHHQQATDNDKALHVVSPPAPAPAPSLLPLFHQHGASSTPSLPQVHSHSLKIKSKTQKIEEELARARAIIREAIVTKNYTSDRNEIYIPRGSIYRNPYAFHQSHIEMVKTFKVWAYREGEVPMVHDGPTTYLYSIEGQFIFEMESGPSPFMAKHPDEAHAFFLPLSVSKITDFLFRPQQQTFFHRLARIFTDYILVIQEKYPYWNRSGGADHFMVSCHDWASLIQRDDPKPYKNLIKVLCNANISEGFKPTRDCSIPEYNLKRNQLGPPRFGLPPKNRSVLAFFAGAAHGDIRSILFEHWKEKDDEVRVYEKLPEAINYHKIMGQTKFCLCPSGSEVASPRVVEAMNAGCVPVLISDSYAIPFADVLNWSAFSIQIPPKRIPEIKTILKAVSHKKYLKLQKRVLQVRRHFELNRPAKPFDVFHMVLHSVWLKRLNIRLPDKF comes from the exons ATGGCAGACTCAGATTATCGTTCTCCAATATTACTCTCTgtacttcttctccttctgttCATAACcgtcctcttcttctctccaTTAAACCGAAACCaatatctctctctcaatctttcttctccctcctcctccctaTCTAACTCTTCTTCTGCTCATCATCACCAACAAGCCACCGACAACGACAAAGCCTTGCACGTCGTCTCGCCTCCGGCACCGGCGCCGGCGCCTTCCCTCCTTCCGCTGTTTCACCAACATGGGGCTTCTTCAACTCCCAGTTTGCCTCAAGTACACAGTCACAGTCTTAAA ATCAAGAGCAAAACGCAGAAGATTGAAGAGGAGTTGGCCAGAGCAAGAGCCATAATTCGCGAAGCTATTGTGACAAAGAATTATACCTCTGACAGAAATGAGATTTACATCCCAAGAGGAAGTATATACAGAAATCCCTATGCATTTCATCA GAGTCATATAGAAATGGTCAAGACATTCAAGGTCTGGGCATACAGGGAAGGAGAAGTACCAATGGTTCATGATGGACCAACTACATACCTCTACTCCATTGAGGGACAGTTCATTTTTGAGATGGAAAGTGGTCCGAGCCCTTTCATGGCCAAGCATCCTGATGAGGCGCATGCCTTCTTCTTACCATTGAGTGTATCCAAGATTACTGACTTCTTGTTCAGACCTCAGCAGCAGACTTTTTTTCATCGACTGGCTCGCATCTTCACCGACTACATTCTTGTTATACAAGAAAAGTATCCTTACTGGAACAGGAGTGGTGGAGCAGACCATTTTATGGTCTCTTGTCATGATTGG GCATCACTTATTCAACGTGATGACCCCAAGCCGTACAAGAACTTGATAAAGGTGTTATGCAATGCGAATATCTCTGAAGGGTTCAAGCCAACTAGAGATTGCTCAATTCCAGAATACAACTTAAAACGCAACCAGCTTGGCCCTCCCCGTTTCGGGCTACCCCCTAAAAACCGTAGTGTCCTTGCTTTCTTTGCCGGTGCAGCCCATGGAGACATTAGGAGCATTTTGTTTGAGCATTGGAAAGAAAAAGATGATGAAGTTCGGGTTTATGAAAAACTTCCCGAGGCTATAAACTACCACAAGATAATGGGACAAACCAAGTTCTGCTTGTGCCCGAGTGGTTCTGAAGTGGCAAGTCCTAGAGTGGTGGAGGCAATGAATGCAGGATGTGTTCCGGTGCTGATCTCTGATTCCTATGCAATACCTTTTGCTGATGTTCTTAACTGGAGCGCGTTTTCGATACAAATTCCACCCAAGAGAATACCAGAAATCAAGACGATATTGAAGGCTGTTTCACACAAAAAGTACTTGAAACTGCAGAAGAGGGTGCTGCAAGTGAGAAGGCATTTTGAGCTCAACCGCCCAGCAAAGCCCTTTGATGTATTCCATATGGTGCTTCACTCAGTGTGGCTTAAAAGGCTCAACATTCGATTACCTGATAAATTTTGA